In Tachypleus tridentatus isolate NWPU-2018 chromosome 7, ASM421037v1, whole genome shotgun sequence, a genomic segment contains:
- the LOC143257654 gene encoding zinc finger MYM-type protein 1-like — protein MQHYLLPKKRQQVDGPTNTCGASEDSGDRDGENADTTIAGPQPQEVAHTLVKLRGPSPMKEITSLKSHDNSAGYKFAMQVWTEFKLQKTKGARIQHAFNTNHAETVEENRHDIRAVIDALLYTVCQNEAQRGHREGSQSDNKGNFLELLDMISRYDEIVKKKLSGPGNAKYMHHDIQNELLDIIAGMIRKDISKEVMEAEHFALMVDETKDVNKQEQLSIVVSAMIELQSCQGASVVYRRGSGEMSQAVYVHCYAHRFKFVLVDCVHKVQAATEFFVTIQKLYKFFSTSVVHEEFLKVQKELEPVNQHIELKRLSDTRWACQHAACLAVKRTLPAIVTTLKCLVDGDNVHRATESKGLCILLHQQFVTSLVAMEKLLLMTKQLSDYLQSPNLQLASAEDLVQSVISDISEMELKQHGKT, from the exons ATGCAACACTACCTGCTACCCAAGAAGAGGCAGCAAGTAGATGGTCCTACAAACACATGTGGTGCAAGTGAGGACAGTGGTGATCGTGATGGTGAGAATGCAGACACGACTATTGCAGGACCCCAGCCGCAAGAGG TCGCACACACTTTAGTAAAGCTGAGAGGTCCTTCACCCATGAAGGAGATCACATCACTGAAGTCCCATGATAACTCTGCAGGATACAAGTTTGCCATGCAAGTTTGGACAgagtttaaattgcagaaaacaaagggtGCTAGGATCCAACATGCTTTCAATACAAACCATGCTGAAACTGTGGAGGAAAACCGACATGACATAAGAGCCGTAATAGATGCACTGCTCTACACAGTCTGCCAGAATGAAGCCCAGAGAGGTcacagggaaggtagtcagtcagaTAACAAGGGCAATTTCCTGGAACTTCTTGACATGATTTCCAGGTATGATGAAATCGTGAAGAAGAAGCTGAGTGGTCCTGGTAATGCCAAGTACATGCACCATGATATCCAAAACGAACTGCTTGATATCATAGCTGGAATGATCAGGAAGGATATCAGTAAAGAGGTCATGGAAGCTGAGCATTTTGCTCTGATGGtggatgaaacaaaggatgtgaACAAACAAGAACAGCTGTCCATTGTGGTAAG TGCTATGATTGAGCTGCAGTCATGTCAGGGCGCATCAGTGGTGTACAGGAGAGGTTCAGGAGAGATGTCTCAGGCTGTGTATGTCCACTGTTATGCACACAGGTTCAAATTTGTGCTAGTTGATTGTGTGCACAAGGTCCAGGCTGCAAcagagttctttgtgacaattcagaagctgtacaaattTTTCTCTACATCggttgtgcatgaagaatttctgaaggtacagaaggaGCTTGAACCCGTGAACCAGCACATAGAGTTGAAGCGACTGTCAGACACAAGATGGGCCTGCCAACATGCTGCTTGTCTGGCTGTGAAACGAACCCTTcctgccattgtgacaaccctaaagTGTCTTGTGGATGGGGACAATGTCcacagagccactgaatcaaaggGCCTGTGCATCCTCCTACATCAGCAGTTCGTAACCAGTCTAGTGGCCATGgaaaaactactgctgatgacaaaacagcttTCAGACTACCTCCAGTCACCTAACCTGCAGCTGGCCTCTGCAGAGgacctagtacaatctgtcatctctgaTATCTCAGAAATggaactgaagcagcatggaaagacttga